From the Pirellulales bacterium genome, one window contains:
- the ppdK gene encoding pyruvate, phosphate dikinase produces MANEKYVYSFGRNGTDGDAKLRDLLGGKGANLAEMTKIGLPVPAGFTIGTNVCTYYYAHDRKYPPELRDAVAAAMAKIEEEMGAKFGSTTNPLLVSCRSGARESMPGMMDTVLNIGLNDKTVEALAKQSGNERFAWDSYRRFVQMYGDVVLDMKPKSKNDHDPFEEILEAKKKAAGVKLDSELTAPQLKELVAEFKQAIKKGTGKDFPDEPMEQVWGAIGAVFGSWMNDRAVVYRRTYGIPHEWGTAVNVQAMVFGNLGDDCATGVAMTRDVALGLPGLNGDYLINAQGEDVVAGIRTPKRIEETLVKDMPNAFKELTEIGQKLEKHYKEVQDIEFTVQRNRVWMLQTRNAKRTGFAAVRIAVDLVNEGLITKQDALQAKRIPADDLNQLLQPIYDPASKRAALAEGRMLAKGINAGPGAASGKIVFHASDAEAQWLKDNKVELILVRRETSPEDLRGMKIAKGILTAFGGASSHAALVSRQMGKACIVGCGELNVDYHKATVTVGDQVLREGDVISIDGFTGEVFKGKVEDRPSEILQVLITKTLKPAESETYKRFEQLMTWVDENRKLKVRTNADEPKQALEAIAFGAEGIGLCRTEHMFFDHIDDFREMILADTLEDREKALTKLLPFQRKDFDGLFRAMNGRPVTIRLLDPPLHEFLPHSGPEQAALGKKINVPAETIARRVAELHEFNPMLGHRGCRLGIVYPEITRMQARAIFEAACDVKKAGIAVLPEVMIPLVGFEAELKDQEAIVRDTAAKVFAEKKVEVEYLVGTMIEVPRATVVAEQIAGKAEFFSFGTNDLTQTTLGMSRDDYAGYINYYREHDIIPNDPFQTIDQAGVGELMKIAVAGGRKARPNLKIGICGEHGGDPASVHFCHAIGLDYVSCSPFRVPIARLAAAQAAVAKK; encoded by the coding sequence ATGGCCAATGAAAAGTACGTGTATTCGTTCGGACGCAACGGTACCGATGGCGACGCTAAGCTGCGCGACTTGCTTGGCGGCAAAGGGGCCAACCTGGCCGAAATGACCAAGATCGGCCTGCCCGTACCGGCCGGCTTCACGATCGGCACCAACGTCTGCACGTATTACTACGCGCACGATCGCAAGTATCCGCCCGAACTTCGCGACGCCGTTGCCGCGGCGATGGCCAAGATCGAAGAAGAAATGGGGGCCAAGTTCGGTTCGACCACGAACCCGCTGTTGGTGTCGTGCCGCTCGGGGGCGCGCGAGTCGATGCCCGGCATGATGGATACGGTGCTGAACATCGGCTTGAACGACAAGACGGTCGAAGCCCTGGCCAAGCAATCCGGCAACGAACGTTTCGCCTGGGACAGCTACCGCCGCTTTGTGCAGATGTACGGCGACGTCGTGCTGGACATGAAGCCCAAGTCAAAGAACGATCATGATCCCTTCGAGGAAATCCTCGAGGCGAAAAAGAAGGCGGCGGGCGTGAAGCTCGATAGCGAGTTGACCGCGCCGCAACTCAAGGAACTTGTCGCCGAATTCAAGCAAGCCATCAAGAAGGGAACCGGCAAGGATTTCCCAGACGAGCCGATGGAGCAGGTGTGGGGTGCGATCGGCGCCGTGTTCGGCAGTTGGATGAATGACCGAGCCGTGGTCTACCGCCGCACCTACGGCATTCCTCACGAATGGGGAACGGCCGTCAACGTTCAAGCAATGGTGTTCGGCAACCTCGGCGACGACTGCGCGACGGGCGTGGCCATGACGCGTGACGTGGCGCTCGGTCTGCCCGGGCTCAACGGCGACTACCTGATCAACGCCCAGGGCGAAGACGTCGTGGCCGGCATTCGTACGCCGAAGCGTATCGAAGAGACGCTGGTCAAGGATATGCCCAACGCGTTCAAGGAATTGACCGAGATCGGCCAGAAGCTCGAAAAGCACTACAAAGAAGTGCAAGACATCGAGTTTACTGTGCAGCGCAATCGTGTCTGGATGTTGCAAACCCGCAACGCCAAGCGCACCGGCTTTGCCGCCGTGCGTATCGCGGTCGACCTGGTGAACGAAGGGCTGATCACCAAGCAAGATGCCTTGCAAGCCAAGCGCATTCCGGCCGACGATTTGAATCAGCTGCTACAGCCGATCTACGATCCGGCGAGCAAGCGGGCCGCGCTGGCCGAAGGACGTATGCTGGCCAAGGGTATCAACGCTGGGCCAGGGGCCGCGTCGGGCAAGATTGTTTTCCACGCCTCGGATGCCGAAGCGCAATGGCTAAAGGACAATAAGGTCGAACTGATCCTGGTCCGCCGCGAAACGAGCCCCGAAGATCTTCGCGGTATGAAGATCGCCAAGGGCATTCTCACTGCCTTCGGCGGTGCCAGTTCGCACGCCGCGCTGGTGAGCCGGCAAATGGGCAAAGCCTGTATCGTCGGTTGCGGTGAACTGAACGTCGACTACCACAAGGCCACGGTCACCGTCGGTGATCAGGTGCTGCGTGAAGGGGACGTGATCTCGATCGACGGTTTCACCGGCGAAGTTTTCAAAGGTAAGGTCGAAGACCGTCCCAGCGAAATTCTGCAAGTGCTCATCACCAAGACCCTCAAGCCGGCCGAGTCCGAGACGTACAAGCGTTTCGAGCAGCTCATGACTTGGGTCGACGAAAATCGCAAATTGAAAGTGCGCACAAACGCCGACGAGCCGAAGCAGGCTCTCGAGGCTATCGCCTTCGGCGCCGAAGGGATTGGCCTGTGCCGCACCGAGCACATGTTCTTCGACCACATCGACGACTTCCGCGAGATGATCCTGGCCGACACGCTTGAGGATCGCGAGAAGGCGCTGACCAAGCTGTTGCCGTTTCAACGCAAGGATTTCGACGGTCTGTTCCGTGCGATGAACGGCCGCCCGGTCACGATCCGTTTGCTTGATCCGCCGTTGCACGAGTTCTTGCCGCACTCGGGCCCCGAGCAGGCCGCGTTGGGTAAGAAGATTAACGTGCCCGCCGAAACGATCGCCCGTCGCGTTGCGGAACTGCACGAGTTCAACCCGATGCTCGGTCACCGTGGCTGCCGGTTGGGAATCGTTTATCCCGAGATCACGCGGATGCAGGCCCGAGCGATCTTCGAAGCAGCTTGCGACGTGAAGAAGGCCGGTATCGCCGTCCTGCCCGAGGTGATGATTCCGCTGGTCGGCTTCGAAGCCGAGCTTAAGGATCAGGAAGCCATCGTCCGCGACACCGCAGCTAAGGTCTTTGCCGAGAAGAAGGTCGAAGTCGAATACCTGGTCGGAACAATGATCGAGGTGCCCCGGGCCACGGTTGTCGCCGAGCAAATCGCCGGTAAGGCCGAGTTCTTCAGTTTTGGCACCAACGACCTAACGCAAACGACGCTCGGCATGAGCCGCGACGACTATGCGGGCTACATCAACTACTACCGCGAGCACGACATCATCCCCAACGACCCGTTCCAGACCATCGATCAGGCGGGAGTGGGCGAACTAATGAAGATCGCCGTCGCTGGCGGCCGCAAGGCGCGGCCAAATCTGAAAATCGGCATCTGCGGCGAGCATGGCGGCGACCCTGCCAGCGTTCACTTCTGCCATGCCATCGGTTTGGATTACGTCAGTTGCTCGCCGTTCCGCGTACCTATCGCGCGATTGGCAGCAGCCCAAGCGGCTGTGGCGAAGAAGTAG